A genomic region of Limnochordia bacterium contains the following coding sequences:
- a CDS encoding acetylxylan esterase, whose translation MPTVNQGKVGTDRWEKHPTTKTMDYINHAAKHLYEYYPPLTKEEDFDTFWARTIAQAKGVPLNPTRKPHAFPSPYIQVYDITYHGFDQTPIHGWYLVPTFTSNNKLPCLIHYHGARGNRGVPSDFAHWVLMGVAVLSMDCRGQGGPTGNLATYSWGNAQVMSTKGLLDKDEYYYRAVYMDCLKAIDFACAQEEVDSSRIILEGTSQGGGLVMAVSALDPRPFLAMAQVPSNSDLTRRVAGAHGVFGAVGDYLRNYPEQTDQVLRTLSYFDTMNMADAIKCKVLASVGLRDNICPPECYFATYNRIKSEKDICIYPFNGHDGAGALHREVQLRFLRKNLG comes from the coding sequence GTGCCGACGGTAAACCAAGGAAAGGTGGGAACAGACCGGTGGGAGAAGCATCCCACTACCAAAACCATGGACTATATTAATCATGCAGCAAAACATCTTTACGAGTATTATCCTCCTTTGACCAAGGAGGAGGATTTCGACACGTTTTGGGCAAGAACCATCGCCCAGGCCAAAGGGGTACCACTGAACCCCACACGAAAACCACATGCTTTTCCTAGTCCTTATATTCAAGTGTACGATATTACCTACCATGGGTTTGACCAAACCCCTATTCACGGTTGGTATCTTGTGCCGACCTTCACTAGCAATAACAAGCTTCCCTGTTTAATTCATTACCATGGGGCCCGGGGCAACCGAGGAGTGCCATCGGATTTTGCCCATTGGGTCTTGATGGGAGTCGCCGTCCTATCGATGGATTGCCGGGGCCAAGGTGGCCCTACAGGTAATCTAGCCACCTATTCGTGGGGGAATGCGCAAGTAATGAGCACCAAAGGCCTTTTAGATAAAGACGAATACTATTACCGGGCGGTCTATATGGATTGCCTTAAAGCCATTGATTTTGCCTGTGCCCAGGAAGAGGTCGATTCATCCCGAATTATTCTTGAAGGAACAAGTCAAGGGGGCGGACTGGTCATGGCTGTTAGTGCTCTTGACCCGCGACCGTTCTTGGCTATGGCCCAAGTACCAAGCAATAGCGACTTAACCAGACGTGTCGCAGGGGCCCATGGGGTCTTCGGAGCAGTTGGCGATTACCTGAGGAATTACCCTGAACAGACAGATCAGGTACTTAGAACCCTCTCCTATTTTGATACCATGAATATGGCCGATGCCATAAAGTGCAAGGTTCTTGCTTCTGTAGGCCTTAGGGATAACATCTGTCCACCAGAATGCTATTTTGCGACATACAACCGTATCAAGAGCGAAAAGGACATCTGTATCTATCCTTTTAATGGCCATGACGGCGCGGGGGCACTGCACCGGGAGGTGCAACTGAGATTCTTAAGAAAGAACCTAGGCTAG